One window of Candidatus Regiella endosymbiont of Tuberolachnus salignus genomic DNA carries:
- a CDS encoding Lpp/OprI family alanine-zipper lipoprotein, which translates to MKMTQLVFGTIILSSTLLAGCSNHAEIEKLSSDVQMLNSKVDQISGEMSTVRSEVQELKRDTSQQKQRLNNKAHSYRK; encoded by the coding sequence ATGAAAATGACGCAACTTGTTTTTGGCACAATAATACTATCTTCTACTCTATTGGCCGGTTGTTCCAACCATGCTGAGATTGAGAAGTTGTCCTCTGATGTTCAGATGTTAAACTCTAAGGTAGATCAAATCAGTGGAGAGATGAGTACAGTACGTTCTGAGGTACAAGAGCTGAAAAGAGACACCTCACAGCAAAAACAACGTTTGAACAATAAAGCCCATTCTTATAGAAAATAA